The Leguminivora glycinivorella isolate SPB_JAAS2020 chromosome 1, LegGlyc_1.1, whole genome shotgun sequence genome includes a region encoding these proteins:
- the LOC125232191 gene encoding radial spoke head protein 9 homolog: MNVHKLWEYREYINVNGMMFSSELISMLQNSLTMLQAENHFTHMQYWGQLYAVDGDYHIAVGITNDAVADRRYFYTTDFKYWALLPKAKRRHKLLSLLATFPFRGDPTLKVKILDEALEENNPERCQVITEESRMAGTIANICDEAEICARGQLIKQPDGKVVINPNFYGLTASEAQQLKSYLHIRPPQQQWNSNLLSRQDYNYSMDFLDSVDQDIPNGCWNLSLEQTGSVAYLKSLYWPGMTYFHKVRTPDAGFLYIGNGRKNLDVPFLV, encoded by the exons ATGAACGTCCACAAGCTTTGGGAGTACAGAGAGTACATAAATGTAAACGGTATGATGTTCAGCAGTGAGCTGATTTCTATGCTACAAAACTCCCTCACTATGCTACAAGCGGAGAATCACTTCACACACATGCAGTACTGGGGCCAGTTGTACGCTGTAGACGGTGACTACCACATCGCAGTTG gcATAACCAATGATGCGGTGGCAGATCGCAGATACTTTTACACGACCGACTTTAAGTACTGGGCCTTATTGCCAAAAGCAAAACGACGCCACAAGTTACTGTCGCTGCTCGCAACCTTTCCATTTCGTGGAGATCCGACCCTTAAAGTTAAAATCTTAGACGAAGCTCTAGAAGAAAACAATCCAGAACGCTGTCAGGTTATTACAGAAGAAAGCAGAATGGCGGGAACTATTGCTAACATTTGCGACGAAGCGGAAATATGTGCAAGAGGGCAGCTCATCAAGCAACCAGACGGGAAGGTAGTCATCAACCCAAACTTTTACGGACTAACTGCTTCCGAAGCTCAACAGTTGAAATCGTATCTTCATATACGTCCGCCGCAACAGCAGTGGAATTCCAATCTTCTTAGCAGGCAAGACTATAACTATAGCATGGATTTCCTTGACTCTGTTGATCAGGATATCCCTAATGGCTGTTGGAATTTGAGTTTAGAACAAACGGGAAGTGTtgcttatttaaaaagtttataCTGGCCAGGAATGACTTATTTCCATAAGGTTCGAACCCCTGACGCCGGTTTTCTGTACATAGGCAACGGCCGTAAAAATCTAGACGTACCATTTTTGGTTTAA